Proteins found in one Patescibacteria group bacterium genomic segment:
- a CDS encoding D-2-hydroxyacid dehydrogenase, protein MKVLIADSIIKSAIEKLKKLGLEVSDFSSLPKEELTDKVEGYDFMVVRGATKVQKNMIDKMDNMKLIIRGGVGLDNIDVAHAKKRGIKVFNTPAASSISVAELALAHMFALSRHIVRGTTGIKKGKWEKKELKGQELYGKILGIIGLGRIGRELAQLGKGLGMRVIGYDPYTKVEQIEMVTLDELLRKSDYVSVHTPLTDETRHMISKNEFSKMKSTAILINAARGCVVDENALIDALKNKEIAGAGLDVFEVEPLKVSELIKLTNLTFTPHIGASTKEAQERIGEEVVRIISEAIKKSS, encoded by the coding sequence ATGAAAGTATTGATAGCAGATTCCATAATTAAGAGCGCTATAGAGAAATTAAAAAAATTAGGCTTGGAGGTTTCTGACTTTTCGTCGTTGCCAAAAGAGGAATTAACAGATAAGGTAGAAGGTTATGATTTTATGGTTGTCAGGGGTGCGACAAAGGTTCAAAAGAATATGATAGACAAGATGGATAATATGAAACTGATAATAAGGGGTGGGGTCGGCCTTGATAATATAGATGTTGCTCATGCTAAAAAGAGAGGGATAAAGGTGTTTAACACTCCTGCCGCCTCATCTATTTCTGTTGCCGAATTAGCTTTAGCTCATATGTTCGCTCTGTCCAGACATATTGTCAGGGGTACTACCGGGATAAAAAAAGGAAAATGGGAAAAGAAAGAACTAAAAGGGCAAGAGTTATACGGGAAAATATTAGGAATCATAGGATTAGGGAGAATTGGCAGAGAATTAGCACAACTTGGAAAAGGACTGGGTATGAGGGTGATTGGATATGACCCATATACTAAAGTGGAACAGATAGAGATGGTGACTCTTGATGAACTTTTGCGGAAATCGGATTATGTTTCTGTTCACACGCCCTTAACCGATGAGACTAGACATATGATTAGTAAGAATGAATTTTCAAAGATGAAATCTACTGCTATCCTAATAAATGCAGCTAGAGGTTGTGTTGTCGACGAAAACGCTTTAATCGACGCTTTAAAAAACAAAGAAATTGCAGGTGCAGGTCTTGATGTATTTGAGGTTGAACCACTAAAAGTTTCAGAATTAATTAAACTAACGAATTTAACTTTTACCCCGCATATTGGCGCTTCTACTAAAGAAGCTCAAGAAAGAATAGGCGAGGAAGTAGTAAGAATAATAAGCGAAGCAATAAAAAAGTCCTCTTAG